A genomic window from Elaeis guineensis isolate ETL-2024a chromosome 3, EG11, whole genome shotgun sequence includes:
- the LOC105041913 gene encoding fasciclin-like arabinogalactan protein 21, producing the protein MASPSLLSSLLALFSLLLLSSAAFQPSSPSTSPAGSGSPPPQEPHQATLLGAILANLGFQELAMAVPALISSASAAAPSGPITVFAPSDDSIRSCAACSPAALLREHLVPGLFSKIHLSNLAFGSKLETASPGRCLTVTSTASRPGSNSSSPIAFKIFVDGVEVTRPDLFNDGRIVIHGLQGFVSPLSPLSCRQDYIPYPKSYFPPEIASHRPGSAIVQLMLRDAMVRLRSGGYSILALAMRIKYAELAGLQNMTVFAVDDSAIFAGGHAYVTNVRFHVVPNRLLMHADLLRLPAGTTFPTLVHGQHLVVTHSGSTDTAAVGPSGSALRINYVPIKVPDAVYNSKVVVHGIFLPFPHLYLADLAAATWSAAAPPEDGFFETVAPTRAAVGGRGACGPSGPAAGCSDMAPSVSPAISAFVDLEDEGL; encoded by the coding sequence ATGGCTTCCCCTTCTCTTCTCTCCTCCCTCCTCGCtctcttctccctcctcctcctctcctccgCCGCCTTCCAGCCATCTTCCCCCTCCACCTCGCCCGCCGGATCCGGTTCTCCGCCTCCCCAAGAACCGCACCAGGCGACCCTCCTTGGCGCGATCCTTGCCAACCTCGGCTTCCAGGAGCTCGCCATGGCGGTCCCCGCCCTCATCTCCTCCGCCTCCGCCGCCGCCCCCTCCGGCCCCATCACCGTCTTCGCCCCCTCAGACGACTCCATTCGCTCCTGCGCCGCCTGCTCCCCCGCTGCCCTCCTCCGCGAGCACCTCGTCCCCGGCCTCTTCTCCAAGATCCACCTCTCCAACCTCGCCTTCGGCTCCAAACTCGAGACCGCCAGCCCCGGCCGCTGCCTCACCGTTACCTCCACAGCCTCCCGCCCAGGATCCAACTCCTCCTCCCCCATTGCCTTCAAGATCTTCGTCGACGGCGTTGAGGTCACCCGGCCAGACCTCTTCAACGACGGCCGGAtcgtgatccacggcctccaggGCTTCGTCAGCCCCCTCTCCCCGCTTTCTTGCCGCCAGGACTACATCCCCTACCCCAAGTCCTACTTTCCGCCGGAGATCGCCAGCCATCGACCCGGATCGGCGATCGTGCAGCTCATGCTGCGCGACGCCATGGTCCGCCTCCGCAGCGGGGGCTACAGCATCCTCGCCCTCGCGATGCGTATCAAGTACGCGGAGCTCGCCGGCCTCCAGAACATGACGGTCTTCGCCGTCGACGACTCCGCCATCTTCGCCGGCGGCCACGCCTATGTGACCAATGTCCGGTTCCACGTCGTCCCCAATCGCCTCCTGATGCACGCCGACCTGCTAAGGCTCCCTGCGGGAACCACCTTCCCGACTTTGGTCCACGGCCAGCACCTGGTGGTCACCCACTCCGGCTCCACCGACACCGCCGCCGTCGGTCCCTCCGGATCGGCCCTCAGAATCAACTACGTGCCGATCAAGGTCCCCGACGCGGTGTACAACTCCAAGGTCGTGGTCCACGGCATCTTCTTGCCGTTCCCGCACCTGTACCTGGCGGATCTGGCGGCGGCTACGTGGTCGGCTGCGGCGCCACCGGAGGACGGGTTCTTTGAGACGGTGGCGCCGACGAGGGCTGCCGTCGGTGGGAGGGGGGCCTGCGGCCCTTCGGGTCCCGCCGCCGGGTGCTCCGATATGGCACCCAGCGTCTCTCCAGCGATCTCAGCGTTTGTGGATCTGGAGGACGAGGGACTGTGA